A single Paenibacillus sp. FSL R5-0517 DNA region contains:
- a CDS encoding ABC transporter substrate-binding protein has translation MKKGIRNTAVLFTITWLSVLMLACGNQAATPAAGAEDSKAATETQAEGKATNQEQTATEETTNEGETRVFKDWTGHEVEVPVNPKRVIYHGEVTGDLLALGVVPVGILHQEGTVYDDQVAQAEDVGFPISVEKALALNPDLIIFSNSDEAQYDQIAKVAPTVTFDSFGSIEDRLRILGDLLNKKQEAEDWITKHQQATDAMWKQLHENGLKEGETASVFTMYPGNRLFVMAGAGLPQLLYGKDGLKPTAEIQKVLDQDMGFVEISTEKLSEIAGDRIFILDPVTDDAKQSTKELLDSSIWKNLPAVKEGKVYRFDIVKASSDALSREWLLQELPKQMIQ, from the coding sequence ATGAAAAAGGGCATACGAAATACGGCAGTATTATTTACGATTACGTGGTTATCCGTGTTGATGCTGGCTTGTGGAAATCAGGCTGCAACACCTGCTGCTGGCGCAGAGGATTCCAAAGCAGCCACAGAAACTCAGGCTGAAGGAAAGGCAACCAATCAGGAACAAACTGCAACGGAAGAGACAACGAATGAGGGTGAGACCCGGGTATTCAAAGATTGGACTGGCCATGAGGTTGAGGTTCCTGTAAATCCGAAGCGAGTCATCTATCATGGAGAAGTTACCGGGGACCTGCTCGCGCTAGGTGTTGTACCAGTAGGCATACTGCATCAGGAGGGAACCGTATACGATGATCAGGTTGCTCAGGCAGAAGATGTAGGATTTCCGATTAGTGTGGAAAAGGCGTTAGCCTTGAATCCCGATTTGATCATCTTCTCCAACAGTGATGAGGCGCAATATGATCAGATTGCGAAAGTTGCACCCACGGTTACTTTTGACTCATTCGGGTCAATAGAAGATCGGTTGCGTATCCTTGGCGACTTGTTGAACAAGAAGCAAGAAGCGGAGGATTGGATTACGAAGCATCAACAAGCAACAGATGCGATGTGGAAGCAACTGCATGAGAACGGCTTGAAAGAAGGGGAGACGGCTTCGGTATTCACCATGTATCCCGGGAATCGTCTGTTTGTCATGGCAGGTGCAGGATTGCCACAGTTGTTATATGGTAAGGACGGACTGAAGCCAACCGCGGAAATTCAGAAAGTATTGGATCAAGACATGGGATTCGTAGAGATTTCGACCGAAAAATTATCTGAAATTGCCGGTGATCGGATATTTATTCTGGACCCTGTGACCGATGATGCCAAGCAATCCACCAAGGAATTGCTGGATAGTTCAATCTGGAAGAACCTGCCTGCGGTGAAGGAAGGAAAAGTATATCGTTTTGATATCGTAAAAGCTTCAAGTGATGCCCTTTCCAGGGAGTGGCTGTTACAAGAGCTGCCTAAACAGATGATCCAATAA
- a CDS encoding pyridoxal phosphate-dependent aminotransferase: MTHSEHITARSAFTIPTSDVMTQLPTQFFATLVQNVNREIASGHDVINLGQGNPDTPTPPHIVKSLQESADNPLYHKYSPFRGYSFLKEAVAKRYKEDYNVDLDPETEVAILFGGKTGLVQLPQVLLNPGDTVLVPDPGYPDYWSGVALAKAHMSFMPLLESNAFLPDYEAVTAEDREKAKLMFLNYPNNPTSATAPLSFYEDTVEFAIQNQIVVASDFAYGAIGFDGHRPVSFLQAPGAKEVGIEFYTLSKTYNMAGWRVGFALGNAEIVSKINLLQDHIYVSLFGGIQAAATEALTGSQECVTSLVSCYESRRNVFYDALSSIGWQASKPAGSFFSWLPVPAGYTSASFADLLLREAKVAVAPGVGFGSHGEGYVRAGLLSDENRLREAVERIGKLNLFK, from the coding sequence ATGACCCATTCAGAACATATAACTGCTCGTTCAGCATTTACGATACCGACTTCTGATGTAATGACACAGCTGCCAACGCAATTTTTTGCTACCCTTGTTCAAAATGTAAATCGTGAAATCGCAAGTGGACATGATGTGATTAATCTGGGTCAGGGGAACCCGGATACACCTACACCGCCCCATATTGTGAAATCACTGCAAGAGTCGGCTGACAATCCCCTCTACCACAAATACTCCCCTTTTAGAGGGTACTCTTTCCTGAAGGAAGCGGTCGCCAAACGTTATAAGGAAGATTACAATGTTGATCTGGACCCCGAGACTGAAGTAGCCATTCTGTTCGGAGGCAAAACAGGACTGGTTCAGTTACCTCAGGTTCTGCTTAACCCCGGTGACACTGTTCTCGTTCCCGATCCAGGCTATCCGGACTACTGGTCTGGTGTTGCACTCGCGAAAGCACACATGTCCTTTATGCCTTTGCTCGAGTCCAATGCATTCCTGCCGGATTATGAAGCAGTTACAGCCGAAGATCGGGAGAAGGCCAAGCTGATGTTCCTTAACTATCCCAACAATCCAACATCGGCAACGGCTCCACTGTCGTTCTACGAAGATACGGTTGAATTCGCCATTCAAAATCAAATCGTCGTTGCAAGCGACTTTGCTTACGGTGCGATTGGATTTGACGGACATCGTCCAGTAAGTTTCTTACAAGCCCCTGGTGCCAAAGAAGTGGGCATTGAGTTCTATACGTTATCCAAAACGTACAATATGGCTGGATGGCGCGTTGGATTCGCGCTGGGTAATGCGGAGATTGTCTCTAAAATCAATCTGCTTCAGGATCATATCTATGTCAGTCTTTTCGGTGGGATACAAGCTGCGGCAACAGAAGCACTTACTGGATCTCAGGAATGTGTCACTTCGCTGGTCTCATGTTACGAATCCCGTCGTAATGTCTTCTATGACGCTCTTTCTTCGATTGGCTGGCAAGCTTCGAAACCGGCAGGTTCATTCTTCAGCTGGTTACCTGTACCTGCAGGTTATACCTCTGCTTCATTTGCAGACTTGTTACTGCGGGAAGCCAAGGTGGCAGTCGCCCCAGGTGTCGGTTTTGGTTCACATGGTGAAGGCTATGTCCGCGCAGGACTGCTCAGTGATGAAAACCGATTACGCGAAGCTGTGGAACGGATTGGCAAGCTGAACTTATTCAAGTAA
- the proB gene encoding glutamate 5-kinase — protein MTSRIVVKIGSSSLTTEEGGLDRSSITFFAGEIAALADQGHEVLLVTSGAVAAGFREIGYPQRPKLLHEKQAAAAVGQALLMQAYQQAFAAHRVTTAQILLTRTDFHSRKRMGNAGMTVEELLKQRVIPIFNENDTVSVDELKFGDNDLLSALVANLVKAQHLIILTDTNGLYTADPRKDPSAIRYDRIPEITAEIYAFAGGSGSSVGTGGMRSKVDAAKVATRGGVPVFVGSVKEPGDMQQAVDGTGKGTYFETRLASLSRKKQWLGFMSTPLGTIVVDAGAEEALVHGGHSLLPVGVKKVLGTFHAGDVVEVIGMDETLLGRGIVNYDDDQLRLIAGLPSGEVMKQLASIHRLEVIHRDEWITLK, from the coding sequence ATGACTTCACGTATTGTAGTTAAGATTGGAAGCAGCTCGCTTACCACGGAAGAAGGCGGTCTGGATCGCAGTTCGATCACCTTTTTTGCCGGAGAAATTGCAGCCTTGGCTGACCAGGGTCATGAGGTGCTCTTGGTTACCTCTGGAGCAGTGGCGGCAGGTTTCCGGGAGATTGGTTACCCTCAGCGGCCCAAACTGCTGCATGAGAAACAAGCTGCAGCAGCCGTTGGGCAAGCATTGCTGATGCAGGCATATCAACAGGCTTTTGCAGCGCACCGCGTTACTACGGCACAAATTCTGTTAACCCGCACAGACTTTCACAGTCGTAAACGTATGGGTAATGCGGGAATGACCGTAGAAGAGCTGCTCAAACAGCGAGTGATTCCGATATTCAATGAAAATGATACGGTATCCGTAGACGAATTGAAGTTTGGTGATAACGATCTATTGTCCGCGTTGGTGGCGAACCTGGTAAAAGCACAACATCTGATCATTCTAACGGATACCAACGGGCTGTACACCGCCGATCCACGTAAAGATCCATCAGCCATTCGTTACGACCGCATCCCTGAAATAACGGCTGAGATTTATGCGTTTGCCGGCGGTTCAGGATCATCGGTTGGTACAGGCGGAATGCGATCCAAAGTTGATGCAGCCAAGGTAGCAACCCGTGGTGGTGTCCCTGTATTTGTAGGAAGTGTGAAAGAACCTGGAGATATGCAACAGGCCGTGGACGGAACGGGCAAAGGAACCTATTTTGAGACACGACTCGCTTCGTTATCCCGTAAAAAGCAATGGCTTGGCTTCATGTCCACTCCGCTCGGTACAATTGTTGTGGATGCTGGTGCTGAAGAGGCTCTTGTGCATGGTGGGCATAGTCTGCTGCCTGTAGGGGTCAAAAAGGTGCTGGGAACATTCCACGCCGGAGACGTCGTAGAGGTCATTGGAATGGATGAAACCTTGCTTGGTCGCGGTATTGTCAATTATGATGATGACCAGCTTCGACTCATTGCCGGACTTCCCAGTGGCGAAGTGATGAAACAGCTTGCCAGTATCCACAGACTTGAAGTTATTCATAGAGACGAGTGGATTACGTTAAAATAG
- a CDS encoding glutamate-5-semialdehyde dehydrogenase has product MSEVREKASKAQATVTQLNRLNTDQKNAALRVMADALITESESIITANAEDLERGRAQGTPESMLDRLALNKERIAGIAEGLRQIAGLPDPVGEVLETFTRPNGLHVEKLRVPIGLIGIIYEARPNVTVDAAGLCLKTGNAVLLRGGSSALSSNRKIVEVLHHALATTAMPADALQLVEDADRASVDEMLKLNGLLDVIIPRGGASLIRNVVANATVPVIETGAGICHTYVDESADPVMAAEIAINAKAQRPSVCNSMETLLLHAAYAEEHLPALAEQFREASVVLKGCDTVRRLVPTALEATEEDYATEYNDYILNIRVVENLDEAMQHIAHYGTKHSECIVTRDTAHAERFMHDVDAAAVYHNASTRFTDGFEFGYGAEIGISTQKLHARGPMGLPALTSTKYRITGNGQIRQ; this is encoded by the coding sequence ATGAGTGAAGTGAGAGAAAAAGCCAGCAAAGCTCAGGCTACGGTTACACAGCTGAACCGATTGAATACAGATCAGAAAAATGCGGCCCTTCGTGTTATGGCCGATGCATTGATCACGGAGTCGGAATCAATCATCACAGCAAACGCTGAAGATCTCGAACGAGGCAGAGCACAAGGCACGCCGGAATCGATGCTGGATCGACTCGCACTTAATAAGGAACGGATCGCAGGCATTGCCGAAGGACTACGTCAGATTGCAGGTCTGCCTGATCCTGTCGGTGAGGTATTGGAGACATTCACGCGCCCCAACGGATTGCATGTTGAAAAGTTAAGAGTGCCTATTGGTCTAATCGGTATCATCTACGAAGCTCGTCCCAATGTCACTGTAGACGCAGCCGGATTATGTCTCAAAACAGGTAATGCAGTGCTTCTGCGCGGTGGCTCCTCTGCCCTGTCCTCCAATCGCAAAATTGTAGAGGTTCTGCATCATGCACTGGCAACGACAGCCATGCCTGCTGATGCTTTGCAACTGGTTGAAGATGCGGATCGTGCTTCCGTAGATGAAATGCTCAAGTTGAACGGACTGCTGGATGTCATCATTCCACGCGGCGGGGCCTCCCTCATCCGTAATGTGGTTGCCAATGCGACCGTACCTGTTATTGAGACCGGTGCAGGCATCTGTCATACCTATGTGGATGAATCAGCTGATCCCGTCATGGCAGCCGAAATTGCCATCAACGCCAAGGCACAACGCCCATCCGTGTGTAACTCCATGGAGACGTTATTGCTGCATGCCGCATACGCGGAAGAGCATCTTCCTGCTCTTGCCGAGCAATTCCGTGAGGCGAGTGTGGTCTTGAAAGGTTGCGACACGGTGCGCCGTCTTGTCCCTACCGCCCTTGAGGCAACCGAGGAAGACTATGCGACCGAGTACAACGATTATATTTTAAATATCCGTGTGGTTGAGAACCTGGACGAAGCCATGCAGCACATCGCACATTACGGAACCAAACATTCCGAGTGTATCGTAACCCGGGATACAGCCCATGCAGAACGCTTCATGCATGATGTGGATGCAGCAGCAGTCTATCACAATGCCTCCACTCGTTTCACGGACGGGTTCGAATTTGGTTATGGAGCCGAGATTGGCATCAGTACCCAAAAACTGCATGCACGTGGACCAATGGGGCTGCCAGCACTGACATCAACCAAATATCGTATTACAGGCAATGGACAGATTCGTCAATAA
- the proC gene encoding pyrroline-5-carboxylate reductase: MSQEQQTLLQQKITFHGAGAMAEAIVRGLISRLVVRPQDITMLNRSNQKRQEELSTRYAVHTGTASQSLDHLASTPVIVLCMKPKDAAAALRELGPLLSPDQLIVSVIAGLSIRTMQSLLGRKQPIARTMPNTSSTIGLGATGLAFSAEITDEQRSTVMTMFEAVGIVTIVPEDKLEVLTGISGSGPAYVYYLMEAMIAAGIRGGLSSQQSRDLTVQTVLGASRMVQQTGMEPMKLRSDVTSPGGATQAALKTLDEGDFFENVIAAVNRCAERSREMGAALEGDLKNE, encoded by the coding sequence ATGAGTCAAGAGCAACAGACGTTACTACAACAGAAGATTACTTTCCACGGAGCAGGCGCGATGGCGGAAGCCATCGTGCGGGGACTCATCTCCCGCCTTGTCGTTCGTCCTCAGGATATTACGATGCTGAACCGCAGCAACCAGAAACGTCAGGAGGAGCTCAGCACCCGTTATGCTGTACATACCGGAACTGCCTCGCAATCCTTGGATCATCTCGCTTCCACTCCGGTCATTGTACTCTGTATGAAACCCAAAGATGCTGCCGCAGCGCTGCGCGAACTGGGTCCGCTGTTATCACCTGATCAATTGATCGTGTCTGTCATTGCCGGATTATCGATCCGCACGATGCAATCCTTGCTTGGACGTAAACAGCCTATTGCCAGAACCATGCCGAATACATCCAGTACGATCGGGCTTGGTGCAACCGGACTTGCCTTCTCTGCGGAAATTACGGATGAGCAGCGCAGCACGGTGATGACCATGTTTGAAGCGGTCGGAATCGTAACCATTGTACCTGAGGATAAACTCGAAGTACTCACTGGGATTTCCGGAAGCGGCCCTGCTTATGTATACTATTTAATGGAGGCCATGATTGCCGCGGGCATTCGTGGTGGCTTATCCAGTCAGCAATCTCGTGATCTCACTGTTCAGACGGTGCTCGGCGCGTCACGCATGGTACAGCAAACCGGTATGGAGCCGATGAAGCTTCGCAGTGATGTGACATCCCCGGGAGGGGCAACACAAGCAGCACTGAAGACGCTGGACGAAGGTGATTTCTTTGAAAATGTAATCGCAGCCGTCAACCGCTGTGCAGAGCGCTCACGGGAGATGGGAGCTGCTTTGGAAGGGGATTTAAAAAATGAATAA
- a CDS encoding 2,3-diketo-5-methylthiopentyl-1-phosphate enolase produces MNNMCTATYRLHDDHADFRKKAESIAIGMTVGSWTELPQAQREAMQKHLGEVISVEVHEADGMAAGERYADITIGYPDINFSRDIPALLVTVFGKISMDGRIKLTKLGFSDGFLRAFPGPKFGLNGVRDLLGVHDRPLLMSIFKSVIGLNADELREQFIRQALGGVDLIKDDEILFENKLTPIEKRVEVCIKAAEQARQETGKKLLYATNLTGPTSRLKEQAERAIGAGANALLFNVLSYGYDVLHELSSDPDINVPIMAHPALAGALYPSPHYGISASVVLGQLMRLAGADLVLFPSPYGSVTMPKEENMAITEQLLTADLPVRSSMPVPSAGIHPGLVPLILRDFGTDVIVNAGGGIHGHPMGTEAGGRAFLQAIEAAQRSIPLAEYAIDHPELKSALDLWGGER; encoded by the coding sequence ATGAATAACATGTGCACAGCCACATATCGTCTGCATGATGATCATGCAGACTTCCGCAAGAAGGCCGAGTCCATCGCGATCGGCATGACCGTGGGCAGCTGGACGGAGTTACCACAAGCTCAGCGTGAAGCGATGCAGAAGCATCTGGGTGAAGTCATAAGCGTAGAAGTACATGAAGCTGATGGAATGGCTGCGGGTGAGCGTTACGCTGACATTACCATCGGCTATCCTGATATCAACTTTAGCCGTGATATCCCTGCCCTGCTCGTAACGGTCTTTGGCAAAATCTCAATGGATGGCCGAATCAAATTGACAAAGCTTGGTTTCTCGGATGGCTTCCTCCGTGCATTCCCGGGACCCAAGTTTGGACTGAATGGTGTTCGTGATCTGCTTGGTGTACATGATCGTCCGCTGTTAATGAGTATCTTCAAATCCGTCATCGGGCTGAACGCTGATGAACTGCGTGAACAGTTTATCCGTCAGGCACTTGGTGGCGTGGATCTGATCAAAGACGATGAAATTCTGTTCGAGAACAAATTAACACCTATCGAAAAAAGAGTCGAGGTCTGCATCAAAGCTGCCGAACAGGCACGCCAAGAGACAGGCAAGAAGCTACTGTATGCAACCAATCTCACAGGACCTACATCTCGTCTGAAAGAGCAGGCTGAACGTGCCATCGGTGCTGGAGCCAATGCCTTGTTGTTCAACGTGTTGTCCTACGGGTATGATGTCCTGCATGAACTCAGCAGTGATCCTGATATTAATGTGCCGATTATGGCTCACCCTGCACTTGCAGGAGCATTGTATCCTTCACCACATTACGGCATCTCGGCTTCGGTTGTACTTGGCCAGTTGATGCGTCTTGCGGGTGCCGATCTGGTGCTCTTCCCTTCTCCTTATGGATCGGTAACGATGCCGAAGGAAGAAAATATGGCAATCACAGAACAATTACTGACAGCTGATCTGCCTGTAAGATCCAGTATGCCAGTACCATCAGCCGGTATCCATCCAGGCCTAGTACCGCTTATTTTGCGAGACTTTGGGACAGATGTTATCGTTAATGCTGGTGGTGGTATTCATGGGCATCCTATGGGAACTGAAGCAGGCGGACGTGCATTCCTGCAAGCGATTGAAGCGGCTCAGCGTTCCATTCCACTCGCTGAATATGCAATCGATCATCCAGAACTAAAAAGCGCACTGGACCTGTGGGGTGGCGAACGATGA
- a CDS encoding 2-hydroxy-3-keto-5-methylthiopentenyl-1-phosphate phosphatase — protein sequence MRSDKKTVIFCDFDGTITLSDNIVAIMKHFKPEGIEAIMKDTIEQNISLREGVGAMFALLPASQKDEIVEFVLGQAGIREGFSEFLDYVRGEGIEFNVTSGGMDFFIEPLLAPFDIPQDHVYCNGADFSGETIRIEWPHPCQPPCENGCGMCKTTVIRTFPAEQYNRILIGDSLTDFEGAKIADLVYSRSILTDKCIELGVDHVPFATFYDIIEDMKQKQTQGVL from the coding sequence ATGAGAAGTGATAAAAAAACCGTCATCTTCTGTGACTTTGACGGTACAATTACCCTCTCGGACAATATTGTCGCGATTATGAAACATTTCAAGCCTGAGGGCATTGAAGCAATTATGAAAGATACGATTGAGCAGAACATCTCGCTGCGTGAAGGGGTTGGAGCCATGTTCGCTCTGTTGCCTGCATCGCAAAAAGATGAAATTGTCGAATTCGTACTTGGACAAGCCGGCATCCGTGAAGGGTTCAGCGAATTTCTTGACTATGTTCGCGGCGAAGGGATTGAATTCAATGTGACCAGCGGTGGTATGGACTTCTTTATCGAACCCTTACTCGCGCCCTTCGATATCCCGCAGGATCATGTCTATTGTAACGGCGCTGACTTCTCTGGTGAGACCATCCGGATTGAATGGCCGCATCCCTGCCAGCCTCCTTGTGAGAACGGTTGCGGAATGTGTAAAACGACCGTGATTCGTACATTCCCGGCAGAACAATACAATCGAATCCTCATTGGAGACAGTCTGACAGATTTTGAGGGTGCAAAGATTGCCGATCTCGTCTACTCCCGCTCCATTTTGACGGATAAATGTATTGAACTTGGTGTGGACCATGTGCCATTCGCTACCTTTTACGATATCATCGAAGATATGAAACAGAAGCAAACACAAGGAGTGCTGTAA
- a CDS encoding methylthioribulose 1-phosphate dehydratase: protein MGFEKITLEHKRQVLEELADIKALFASRNWFPGTSGNLSMRVGDFDPEQFYFAVTASGKDKSLRTPEDFLFVDKHGKAIETTTLKPSAETLIHCEIYRLTGCGAVFHVHTVFNNLISEFFGAEGQVPIQGIELIKAFNIWEENAEIRVPVLPNFADIPSIAKLVPDVLDANVPGILLRNHGIYAWGKDAFEAKRHLEAFEFLFEVMYRQLLLKGATK from the coding sequence ATGGGCTTTGAAAAGATTACATTGGAACACAAACGTCAGGTCCTTGAAGAACTGGCTGATATTAAAGCGTTGTTCGCCAGCCGTAACTGGTTCCCGGGTACAAGTGGTAACTTGTCGATGCGTGTAGGAGATTTTGACCCGGAGCAATTTTATTTTGCGGTTACCGCCTCTGGCAAAGACAAATCTCTTCGCACACCGGAAGACTTCCTTTTTGTGGACAAACATGGCAAAGCAATTGAGACAACAACGTTGAAACCAAGTGCCGAGACGTTGATTCACTGCGAAATCTATCGTTTGACCGGCTGCGGTGCTGTATTCCACGTGCATACCGTGTTTAACAATCTGATTAGTGAATTCTTTGGAGCAGAGGGTCAAGTGCCGATTCAGGGCATCGAACTGATTAAGGCTTTCAACATCTGGGAAGAAAATGCCGAGATTCGTGTCCCTGTCTTGCCTAACTTTGCCGACATCCCATCCATTGCTAAGTTGGTGCCGGATGTTCTGGATGCCAATGTACCAGGAATCTTGCTTCGTAATCATGGCATATATGCGTGGGGCAAAGATGCTTTTGAAGCAAAACGTCACCTGGAAGCTTTCGAATTCCTATTCGAAGTGATGTACCGTCAACTTCTGCTGAAGGGTGCTACGAAATAG
- a CDS encoding multi-tm2 domain protein, with protein sequence MHSDRNKLLAFLLNLIPGLGFMYWGRPARAVIYPLLFFGTAVGSFMLAMLLAEHDLLIIGAIFSAFFWGISMLDMIIVLLRAPIARDAHYRGYAAHYGPQQGAAYQGAYMGQQGPMEPEDEQHQHPGSEYSHHEGGYGQPMYQKGSEGERFFTILLSFVPGLGHLHLGLLHRGLSFLMAFFGSFAMMVFVASITNESVFLMFLLILPVIWVYCMFDAVQHVHRKQAGEVLQDRTLFEELEMGRVAGRRSKVLATLLSAFPGAGHLYLGLQKRGMQLMFLFLGSIYVLDLLHLSVFLFMIPLIWFYSFFDGLQCSSRYGREPLIDQPIFKDWARHQRLIGFGIAALGLYYLTIRLVIPQLNELFPNAFMTYEIRSYLNTVIVSLLLIFGGLKLLFGKQRGTGTNHAVHRNDEEVDSLFLFKDRDDRL encoded by the coding sequence GTGCACTCAGATCGTAATAAATTACTCGCATTTCTATTAAACCTGATACCCGGTCTTGGTTTTATGTATTGGGGTAGGCCGGCAAGAGCTGTAATCTATCCATTGCTTTTTTTTGGAACAGCTGTTGGTTCATTCATGCTGGCAATGCTGCTTGCTGAACATGATTTATTGATTATTGGTGCCATTTTTTCGGCTTTCTTCTGGGGGATCAGTATGCTAGACATGATTATTGTTCTGCTCCGTGCACCTATTGCCCGGGATGCTCACTACAGGGGATACGCGGCGCACTATGGGCCACAACAAGGAGCAGCATACCAGGGAGCATACATGGGTCAACAAGGGCCTATGGAACCTGAAGATGAGCAGCATCAGCATCCAGGTAGTGAATATAGTCACCATGAGGGTGGATATGGTCAGCCCATGTATCAAAAAGGCAGTGAGGGTGAACGTTTCTTTACCATTTTACTTTCATTTGTTCCTGGATTGGGACATCTTCATCTGGGATTGTTGCATCGCGGGTTGTCCTTCCTGATGGCGTTTTTTGGTTCCTTTGCCATGATGGTCTTTGTAGCTTCAATCACCAATGAATCGGTGTTTTTAATGTTCTTGCTCATTCTGCCTGTAATATGGGTATACTGCATGTTTGATGCGGTGCAGCATGTCCACCGTAAGCAGGCTGGAGAGGTACTGCAGGATCGGACGTTATTCGAAGAATTGGAGATGGGCAGAGTAGCTGGACGACGCAGTAAAGTGCTGGCAACCCTTTTATCTGCTTTTCCAGGTGCGGGTCATCTATATCTGGGGTTGCAAAAAAGAGGCATGCAATTGATGTTCCTATTCCTGGGCAGCATTTATGTTCTGGACCTGCTACACCTATCCGTGTTCCTTTTCATGATACCGTTAATCTGGTTCTACAGCTTCTTTGACGGGCTACAGTGTTCCAGCCGTTATGGACGCGAGCCATTGATCGATCAGCCGATCTTCAAGGATTGGGCCCGCCATCAGCGACTGATTGGATTCGGGATTGCCGCGCTGGGTCTATATTACCTGACGATCCGTCTTGTCATTCCACAGCTGAATGAGCTCTTCCCTAATGCATTTATGACGTATGAGATTCGTTCCTATTTGAACACCGTTATTGTTTCCTTGTTGCTCATTTTTGGCGGCTTGAAGCTGCTGTTCGGCAAGCAACGGGGAACAGGCACCAATCATGCGGTTCATCGGAATGACGAAGAAGTGGATAGCCTCTTTTTATTCAAGGATCGGGATGACCGACTGTGA
- a CDS encoding sigma-70 family RNA polymerase sigma factor: MRTLIDKYSQHVYHVAYSVLRNDQEAQDAAQEAFIQMYKSLPDYRSEGFKTWLTRIAFHKAIDAKRKLGRRTAEDLGGEEKIINMPGRDEDVLTRLVREERQDKLRERINQLPAQHRDIITAYYLSEKNYEQIASDAQVAVKTVESRLYRARQWIRKHWKEDEWRE; the protein is encoded by the coding sequence ATGCGTACTCTGATTGATAAGTATAGCCAGCATGTATACCATGTTGCCTATTCCGTACTCAGGAACGATCAGGAAGCACAGGATGCAGCTCAGGAGGCGTTCATACAGATGTATAAGTCTCTCCCCGACTACCGTTCCGAAGGTTTCAAAACGTGGTTAACCCGAATTGCCTTTCACAAAGCGATTGATGCCAAACGTAAGCTGGGCAGACGAACGGCCGAGGATCTGGGTGGAGAAGAAAAAATAATAAACATGCCCGGACGGGATGAAGACGTTCTTACCCGTCTCGTTCGTGAGGAACGTCAGGACAAACTTCGCGAACGGATCAATCAGTTGCCTGCTCAGCACCGTGACATTATCACTGCGTATTATCTAAGCGAAAAAAATTATGAGCAGATTGCCAGCGATGCACAGGTGGCTGTGAAAACTGTGGAATCCCGCTTGTACCGTGCCCGGCAGTGGATTCGAAAACATTGGAAGGAGGATGAATGGCGTGAGTAA
- a CDS encoding DnaD domain-containing protein — MEDTTSKAWLDGAAYGMTSGTAHLPYALLRYYHQLGLSDAEVLLLIQLLGFRQAEFNEFPTLEELAGRMGLAPDGIARMLQRLMRDGYIAIDEHRDEEHDIQYERYDLHGLYAKLAKCTAEEVAALRAEQLSSSAARQDSNSVQKEEEERNMFSIFEKEFGRPLSPMECETISSWLDQDRYQEELILMALKEAVFAGKVHFRYIDRILLEWSRNRVKTVQDAKAYTQRFRNGGR; from the coding sequence ATGGAAGATACCACATCCAAAGCCTGGTTGGATGGAGCAGCTTATGGCATGACTTCGGGTACAGCCCATCTGCCTTATGCCTTGTTACGTTATTATCACCAGCTTGGCCTATCAGATGCAGAAGTGCTTCTTCTGATTCAACTCCTAGGGTTCCGTCAGGCGGAGTTCAATGAGTTTCCGACGCTTGAAGAGCTTGCGGGGCGTATGGGACTTGCACCTGATGGCATTGCCAGAATGTTGCAACGTCTGATGAGGGATGGATATATCGCTATTGACGAGCATCGTGACGAGGAACATGACATCCAGTACGAAAGATATGACTTACATGGACTCTATGCCAAGCTTGCAAAGTGCACTGCGGAAGAAGTAGCCGCATTGCGTGCGGAGCAGCTGAGCAGCAGTGCAGCACGCCAAGATTCGAACAGTGTTCAAAAAGAAGAGGAAGAACGGAACATGTTCTCCATCTTTGAAAAAGAATTCGGACGTCCGCTCTCTCCAATGGAGTGTGAGACGATATCCAGCTGGTTGGATCAGGACCGTTACCAAGAGGAATTGATTTTAATGGCTCTGAAGGAAGCGGTTTTTGCAGGTAAAGTACATTTCCGGTATATCGATCGAATACTGCTTGAGTGGAGCCGTAATCGTGTCAAGACCGTTCAAGACGCGAAGGCATACACGCAGCGGTTTCGTAATGGTGGACGTTAA